From Verrucomicrobiota bacterium, the proteins below share one genomic window:
- a CDS encoding AAA family ATPase, translating to MTDTELRTEYTRQARTKLIHYADAHTPEGLKLRLLNLIDEGTIEFTDIDEICRVKPEQCAQTNSNFGLGELDDNRDLLIRDIHCNPDIIEGVLKSDTTGMFIGASKSYKTWHLIRLALCVAHGLPWFGMVTRKSKVLFINPELISNEFQSRVQTVARELNITHLDHNSFKSLSLHKRNIPPDDLMDAIENVVTRDKYELVILDSLYRLYGPRTDENSNGDMLRLLTRMEQMISNPNSAIIFSHHSPKGDQASKRSIDVAAGGGALGRFVATCITTRIVDEDAKRYSLEFTSRYHRHKDSIGLVMNGPGATLDTAFNKTELNGNSQYNNQAILNILATGSYTASSLQKAVKDQTSMSKSAFYESYWPTIQNVDGVTCVDGKFTYAKPNPATAAITG from the coding sequence ATGACTGACACTGAACTGCGTACGGAATATACACGCCAAGCGCGCACTAAACTGATCCACTACGCCGACGCCCATACTCCGGAAGGATTGAAACTTCGACTACTAAACCTGATTGACGAGGGGACAATCGAGTTTACCGACATCGACGAAATCTGCCGGGTAAAACCTGAACAATGCGCCCAGACGAACAGTAACTTCGGGCTAGGCGAACTGGACGATAACCGCGATTTGTTGATCCGCGATATCCACTGCAACCCCGACATCATTGAAGGAGTGCTCAAGTCCGACACGACCGGCATGTTCATTGGTGCCAGCAAAAGCTATAAGACCTGGCATTTGATTCGGCTCGCCTTGTGTGTCGCCCATGGATTGCCGTGGTTCGGTATGGTTACCAGGAAAAGCAAGGTGCTCTTCATCAATCCTGAACTGATTTCCAACGAATTCCAGAGCCGCGTGCAGACGGTGGCCAGAGAATTGAACATCACGCACCTGGATCATAACAGTTTCAAAAGCCTTAGCCTGCACAAGCGCAACATACCCCCTGACGATCTGATGGATGCGATTGAAAACGTTGTGACCCGCGACAAATACGAATTGGTGATTTTGGATAGTCTATATCGCTTGTATGGGCCGCGAACGGATGAAAACAGCAATGGCGATATGCTGCGCTTGCTTACTCGTATGGAACAGATGATCAGCAATCCCAACAGTGCGATTATCTTCAGTCACCACTCGCCTAAAGGAGATCAGGCTAGCAAACGCAGTATTGATGTGGCGGCCGGTGGTGGGGCGCTGGGCAGGTTTGTGGCGACGTGCATTACGACTCGGATTGTGGATGAGGATGCCAAGCGCTATAGCCTAGAATTCACGTCCCGCTATCATCGGCACAAGGATAGCATCGGGCTAGTGATGAATGGCCCTGGCGCAACGTTGGATACCGCCTTTAACAAGACTGAACTCAATGGCAATAGTCAGTATAATAACCAGGCTATTCTCAATATACTAGCAACCGGAAGTTATACCGCCTCTAGCCTACAGAAAGCGGTCAAAGATCAAACTAGCATGAGCAAATCCGCCTTTTATGAAAGCTATTGGCCGACTATCCAGAATGTGGATGGTGTGACTTGCGTAGATGGCAAGTTCACCTACGCAAAGCCAAACCCGGCCACTGCTGCCATAACCGGTTGA
- a CDS encoding LamG domain-containing protein: MNTYTNQVREGFRLIYVVACLSIAGLPFDATAKSRPARPTLPEGESLIFRANDQQTNFVADAVSGTAYLKSAQFVEGWSGTALLMAGETPSHCMIPVQGTRKRPNFSPNTGSIRLWFSTAWSSTSLGGQGSGTHARLLEIAHVNTKTPTGFALYFDPDGNTVYLSAYQAGRVVDIVHATVALEKDVFHQLGLVYGPEATLLVLDGKIIATGLGLPALAQPTDLDNWMCFLGSNPGGLEKIEGQLDEIYFFPYACTEAQFGWDYQSQSLLAAMGPISVQESIAQYRTLRRHHGPQRAEGGPSPPDPGPGGGGGSTTNDMPFYSSWEFPYDTNVLHFSKIVYDTNGIALTIVGGETNGVYDLYGTSTLGPSNAASATWTWLLRTAPGETNLTLADAGLAYEFFIVGRTNATNGHVLSYAFEQLVSHGNSDANSNGVSDAWEFTWFNGLLNASTLNADPDRDGVSNLMEYQAGANPFDPASVSNLLTASWRFDSTNWVGEQGQLPTYASGVTLTNGASTNALRIAAGLSNGVAYADLKPAEGTANLNCQQGTVRCWFQPQWSGTLSNMVLLQTGDGSNDWKLGITGNGTNLCFSTSQNGTNQTNVSAAIAWSNSIWHQLVLTYNRTSSQIYVDAQLVATNMGVTYIPTITQRAAGLTIGNDRTGQCPLPGLLDELELYNYPLDQTTIAADYVSFLFRNPAFDSNNNGIPDWWEWQTYGHLLTNPVATNSGLAIRITYPNANSFAP, translated from the coding sequence ATGAATACATATACGAACCAAGTGCGGGAAGGGTTTCGACTTATTTACGTGGTCGCCTGTCTATCCATTGCCGGTCTGCCTTTTGATGCCACCGCCAAGTCCAGGCCTGCACGGCCAACCCTGCCTGAAGGGGAGTCCCTGATATTCCGAGCCAATGACCAGCAGACCAACTTTGTGGCCGATGCGGTCTCCGGCACGGCTTATTTAAAGTCGGCACAGTTCGTGGAAGGTTGGTCCGGTACGGCTTTGCTCATGGCCGGTGAGACGCCTTCCCATTGCATGATCCCAGTCCAGGGAACCCGCAAACGGCCCAACTTCTCACCCAACACCGGCAGCATTCGCTTGTGGTTTTCTACTGCATGGTCCAGCACTTCACTAGGTGGTCAAGGTTCTGGTACTCATGCTCGTCTGTTAGAGATAGCACACGTGAATACGAAGACGCCAACTGGCTTTGCGCTGTACTTCGATCCGGACGGTAACACCGTTTACTTGAGCGCGTATCAAGCTGGTCGGGTGGTGGATATCGTTCATGCTACCGTTGCTCTGGAAAAGGATGTCTTTCATCAACTGGGGCTGGTTTACGGTCCAGAAGCCACGTTACTGGTTTTGGACGGTAAGATTATCGCTACTGGCCTGGGATTGCCGGCGTTAGCCCAACCAACCGACTTGGATAACTGGATGTGCTTTCTGGGCTCAAATCCGGGCGGGTTGGAGAAAATCGAGGGGCAACTGGATGAAATTTACTTCTTCCCGTATGCCTGCACGGAAGCACAGTTCGGGTGGGACTATCAATCGCAGAGCCTGTTGGCAGCCATGGGACCGATCAGCGTTCAGGAATCCATAGCACAATATCGGACTTTGAGGCGTCATCATGGACCGCAGCGCGCCGAAGGAGGGCCATCGCCGCCCGATCCCGGACCCGGCGGTGGCGGTGGTAGCACTACCAACGACATGCCGTTCTATAGCAGTTGGGAATTTCCTTATGACACCAACGTTCTGCATTTTTCCAAAATAGTGTACGATACCAATGGCATTGCCCTGACTATTGTCGGCGGGGAAACCAATGGGGTATATGATCTGTATGGCACGAGTACTTTGGGGCCAAGCAATGCTGCCAGCGCCACCTGGACTTGGTTATTACGCACCGCGCCGGGAGAAACCAACCTGACGCTGGCGGATGCGGGGCTGGCCTATGAATTCTTCATTGTTGGGCGGACTAATGCCACCAATGGGCATGTTCTCAGCTATGCCTTTGAACAATTGGTCAGTCATGGCAATTCCGATGCCAATAGTAACGGCGTATCTGATGCATGGGAGTTCACTTGGTTCAATGGGTTGCTAAACGCCTCGACACTGAATGCTGATCCAGATCGCGATGGGGTATCGAACCTGATGGAATACCAGGCTGGGGCGAATCCATTTGATCCTGCCAGCGTCTCGAACCTATTGACGGCTTCCTGGCGATTTGACTCTACGAATTGGGTTGGTGAACAGGGACAGTTGCCAACCTATGCCAGTGGAGTAACCTTGACCAATGGCGCTTCCACCAACGCGTTGCGTATCGCGGCGGGCCTATCCAATGGAGTGGCGTATGCGGACCTCAAGCCGGCGGAAGGCACCGCGAACCTAAACTGCCAACAAGGTACTGTTCGTTGTTGGTTTCAGCCACAGTGGAGCGGGACACTTTCCAATATGGTGTTGCTCCAGACCGGCGACGGTTCCAACGATTGGAAGCTGGGTATTACCGGCAATGGCACGAACCTATGCTTTAGCACCTCGCAGAATGGCACCAATCAAACCAATGTCTCGGCTGCTATTGCCTGGTCCAACTCGATCTGGCATCAGTTGGTTTTGACGTATAATCGCACTTCCAGCCAAATTTATGTGGACGCGCAACTGGTGGCCACAAATATGGGTGTCACGTATATTCCCACGATTACCCAACGCGCTGCAGGTTTGACTATTGGCAATGATCGCACTGGCCAATGTCCGTTGCCTGGCTTGCTGGATGAACTGGAACTATACAACTACCCGCTGGATCAAACGACCATTGCCGCCGATTATGTGAGCTTCCTGTTCCGCAACCCAGCGTTTGATAGCAACAATAACGGGATACCTGACTGGTGGGAGTGGCAGACTTACGGACACTTACTGACAAATCCGGTGGCAACGAACTCCGGGTTGGCCATCCGCATTACCTACCCTAACGCGAATAGCTTTGCGCCATAA
- a CDS encoding RHS repeat-associated core domain-containing protein, with amino-acid sequence MAAVYTDGTFTRTNLTYTRGLDLSGSSQGAGGIGGLLAKTDNSLMRRMGSSALQASACYHADGNGNITMLVDALQNVVARYQYDPYGNTLFINGSLADANTYRSSSKEFHVLSGKYYYGFRYYSPSLQRWMNADPIGELGGINLYAFGRNNPVSFCDPFGLDNQYNMGAGNNAPPALTLTFTPITIPAPPSLSVPGTPIPLPLPPTETGQFVMQVESNGGDPLVKMAIEAGKIYLAVAAAELAGAGAVKTFDRLLCVRGGAAAEGTTGYRLVSSDAPYLKQLLETGTIPANPRGTYFSYDNLGDALGSFRAQIPHDGNIMIEFDATQLGSNIKVPLGNYGQGRHLEPIARDFPDFGFGGSCQRMTTSPIQATRIIDRRTGAILYGK; translated from the coding sequence ATGGCTGCTGTTTATACCGATGGCACCTTTACCCGCACGAACCTAACCTACACACGCGGGCTTGATCTCAGCGGCTCATCGCAAGGGGCTGGGGGTATTGGTGGTTTGCTGGCAAAAACGGATAATTCCTTAATGCGGCGGATGGGCTCCAGTGCTTTGCAGGCCTCAGCGTGCTACCACGCGGATGGTAACGGCAATATCACCATGCTGGTGGACGCCCTTCAAAATGTAGTGGCGCGTTATCAGTATGATCCGTATGGCAATACCTTGTTTATCAATGGCTCCTTGGCCGACGCCAATACGTACCGATCTTCGAGTAAGGAATTCCACGTGCTAAGCGGCAAGTACTATTATGGGTTTAGGTATTATAGCCCGAGCCTGCAGCGGTGGATGAATGCGGACCCGATTGGGGAGCTTGGCGGAATCAACTTATATGCGTTTGGGCGGAATAATCCGGTGAGTTTCTGCGACCCTTTTGGATTAGACAATCAGTACAATATGGGGGCTGGCAATAATGCCCCGCCAGCATTGACGCTGACATTCACGCCGATCACTATTCCAGCGCCACCAAGCCTATCAGTACCGGGAACCCCTATTCCGCTTCCCCTGCCTCCCACAGAAACGGGGCAGTTCGTGATGCAGGTTGAAAGTAATGGTGGTGATCCCTTGGTCAAGATGGCTATCGAGGCGGGAAAAATATACCTCGCAGTGGCGGCGGCAGAACTCGCGGGAGCAGGAGCAGTTAAAACATTTGATAGACTCTTATGTGTGAGGGGGGGAGCTGCCGCAGAGGGAACAACGGGGTACCGCTTAGTGTCCTCAGACGCTCCATACCTGAAACAACTTTTGGAAACGGGGACAATACCCGCAAATCCAAGAGGGACCTATTTCTCGTATGATAATCTGGGTGATGCCTTGGGCTCGTTCAGAGCACAAATTCCTCATGACGGTAATATCATGATTGAATTTGATGCGACCCAACTCGGTTCCAACATCAAGGTGCCTCTCGGAAACTACGGTCAAGGCCGGCATTTGGAACCGATAGCGCGAGATTTCCCAGACTTTGGTTTTGGTGGTTCTTGCCAGCGTATGACAACATCGCCAATCCAAGCAACTCGAATTATAGATCGTAGAACAGGAGCTATTCTTTATGGCAAATGA
- a CDS encoding glycohydrolase toxin TNT-related protein (This protein contains a domain related to Tuberculosis Necrotizing Toxin, which is the C-terminal effector domain of outer membrane channel protein CpnT, and which has a lethal NAD+-glycohydrolase activity.): protein MNTEHQGTGQEPNNGELSNRAECGVRSAECGMVRLLTSTATKMGGLLLLAVVWLSFATQLRAATTVAYDIETLQREFQARHYYTYGTYLSWPSRTGVYSNAPAFPATGYYTDRSPEAMTLLVQNLVGNYFNSWAHNWFVATTNGTNNLEGMTNQYWTYLTIGYQTEDTNMPGYIAYIDPSVVTVSNYPTYFNIISNDIMQLKFVLSYPTFIGIDDNHPDVEYISARNYSGDILDDCNVLKNSTSNAFYYALAHNLWDTDYPNGYTPWSPGVAYRIYSGIETDYGTQQCYYVSSMSATRGRIAINLNGYTNTAFLYTYMYNYDYNYPGSIHYSTYPYNGVPTSPVSVDSKWHCFTNFNAQSNFVSRIYGDVSSPLTYEDTCPDLGNIEMLIREWNLGTVYVVAQPFFDTTPTPEPVVSSTNTDLPPCDNCHGMMNWAVSEPQINLWLNDTPFGYNPSKGPRVELTIHYQQGDGTTGSNPGVFSLGTGWASSWLSFMQGTGPTNQVYLPSGANVLMCTGRWNYELNARLDMVSDAQSNSWYEVQFGDGSKLVYGFAANGLTYLTKHQDPQGRAVTFQYTNSSAVLLRYVIDGDGLTNVVTYVANTNLIDHITDPYGRTASFTYDNQGRLTNITDVVQISSGIGYSSSGAVASLATPYGVTRFDYTGGADPNHANETVKAILVTRPDQSQHLYLRRDGGPDPVPASYSSNLVPVVTDFLTTFETANLNTRNTFHWNARQYPELSTTNVFNLSSNDYLKAKLSHWLQHPNANVVSQTLAMERAASPDGQTLGQITWYDHEGKPTSSIQGTQILPLMTAYVLPDGRTWYKRTERNAYGLVVAETEPWSDASGSVSLRTSTYEYAANGIDLVKHIRADGVTDLIAYYNADHQPRFSINANLEVTTYQYNTNTHQLTQRQIPSGLTTQYQYDTNTGYPTAVVDLEINRTNLFTFEHGLPKTHTDPRGLTVSLAYDNLERLVSVTYPDNTYTTNVYHWLDVVGAKDRLDHWTRYLYNPVRQRIAETNALNQVTGYSYCNCGSLESIINAIGDSIHYSNDFAGRLTQVVLPDNTSTTNQFDSLGRVQITRDGSGSVTNYYNLQGLLVAASNSFGRLFLIEYDILDRPLNVVSANGIGVSMTYDVLHRLRTRTLAGSVQESFEYSTAGLAIYYDPLSQPSYYYRDPAGRLLVAMDANSHETSYVYSPAGDLTVLTNANNQKTYWRYDIYGQVLAKTNNSGAVVFTNAFDANGQLTARWTPAKGLTTYTRDAGGNLLTVSHPSSTSISYSYDALNRLQSMSDVAGTSQFVYDPMGRLTSEDGPWDNDTVTLSYANRQRQTLSLQQPNAPAWTQTYTWDAMHRLQALTSPVGTFAYDFGGANVAASLVRKLSNPNGAYITNAFDYLARLTNTALIGTAGVLNAHGYEYNDASQRKSTVRADGRRVDFTYDYLGQLKTAIGKEADDTVRLHEQFGYAYDLAGNLNYRTNNALVQTFNVDGLNQLTSGSRSGTLTVAGVVSGSPTNITVNNQPAVIYADGSFARTNLTLSTGTNTFTAIAQDTNGIRATNIIRLNVPASASFAYDLNGNLTNDGQRGFDYDDENQLIRITATNQWKSEFVYDGLMRRRIGKEFTWTNSSWLLTNEVRYVYDGSLVVQERDSNNVPCVTYSRGLDLSGLLQGSGGIGGLLARTDNALMRRVGSSALQASAFYHVDGNGNVTMLVDAIQNIVARYQYDPYGNPLGISGSLADANHYRFSSKEWHPNSGLYYYLYRYYSANLQRWMNADPLGELGGRNLHRFNGNNPVDNVDPFGLTNEPGDFGWGMYSFDLPSQYYPKFDTGNYLSQANPRCATAMRSAASSPQAAMSAAEPGSYPLLTMPEKRNPALTEALNIGRTHWNDTDMGYTLALGDSFNLLSAPGFAIIGEGFASIFSSAAKETANLLPVRSPWPGNSGFIDGTVERKVLMPGVIVDRYGFGGGKFVSPAGTSVEARALRAGTENLPFNTYQVTKPIEVNAGGVSPCFGQPGLGVQYELPVSVNVLLKRGFLKPINP, encoded by the coding sequence ATGAATACTGAACATCAAGGAACGGGACAGGAACCGAATAACGGCGAGTTGAGCAACCGTGCGGAATGCGGAGTGCGGAGCGCGGAGTGCGGAATGGTCCGGCTCCTGACCTCGACGGCTACAAAAATGGGTGGGCTGTTGTTGCTGGCGGTTGTGTGGTTGTCCTTCGCCACGCAGTTGCGGGCGGCGACCACTGTGGCCTATGACATCGAAACGTTGCAGCGGGAATTTCAGGCTCGGCATTACTACACTTATGGCACATACCTTTCCTGGCCGTCACGCACAGGTGTTTATAGTAATGCCCCGGCATTTCCTGCCACCGGTTATTATACTGATCGCTCACCTGAAGCGATGACTTTATTGGTTCAAAACTTGGTTGGAAACTATTTCAACAGTTGGGCACATAATTGGTTCGTGGCCACCACTAACGGCACCAATAACCTGGAAGGAATGACCAACCAGTATTGGACTTATTTAACCATTGGTTACCAGACTGAAGATACTAATATGCCCGGATACATCGCGTATATTGATCCGAGTGTGGTCACCGTGTCGAATTATCCAACCTATTTTAATATTATCTCAAATGATATTATGCAGTTGAAGTTTGTGCTGTCGTATCCGACATTTATCGGCATTGACGATAATCACCCGGATGTCGAGTATATTTCTGCCAGAAACTATTCAGGTGATATTCTGGATGACTGCAATGTGCTGAAGAATAGTACTAGCAACGCATTCTATTATGCGCTAGCGCATAATTTATGGGACACTGATTATCCAAACGGGTACACACCTTGGTCCCCAGGCGTTGCATATAGGATTTATTCCGGCATAGAAACAGACTACGGCACCCAACAATGCTATTATGTTAGCTCTATGTCAGCGACACGCGGACGCATAGCGATAAATTTAAATGGATATACTAACACAGCATTTTTATACACTTACATGTATAATTATGATTATAATTATCCTGGTTCAATACATTACTCCACTTACCCTTATAATGGGGTGCCAACATCGCCGGTATCCGTGGATAGTAAATGGCATTGTTTTACGAATTTTAATGCGCAGAGTAACTTTGTGTCACGCATATATGGAGATGTGTCCTCACCATTAACTTATGAAGATACTTGCCCTGATTTGGGTAACATAGAGATGTTGATAAGAGAATGGAACCTGGGAACCGTATACGTGGTCGCCCAGCCATTTTTTGACACTACCCCTACACCCGAGCCAGTTGTTTCCAGTACCAACACTGATTTACCGCCCTGTGATAACTGTCACGGCATGATGAACTGGGCGGTTTCGGAGCCGCAAATCAACTTGTGGTTGAACGACACCCCCTTTGGCTATAACCCTAGTAAAGGACCACGGGTTGAACTAACGATTCACTATCAGCAAGGGGATGGCACTACTGGAAGCAACCCTGGCGTCTTTAGCTTGGGTACTGGCTGGGCCTCTTCCTGGCTGTCCTTCATGCAAGGCACCGGGCCGACTAATCAAGTGTATCTGCCTAGTGGTGCCAATGTGCTCATGTGTACGGGACGTTGGAACTATGAACTGAATGCTCGGCTAGATATGGTCTCGGACGCGCAAAGTAATTCCTGGTATGAGGTGCAGTTTGGTGATGGCAGCAAGCTGGTGTATGGGTTCGCCGCCAACGGTCTAACCTACCTTACCAAACACCAGGACCCGCAAGGCCGGGCCGTTACCTTCCAATACACCAACAGTTCTGCCGTACTATTGCGTTATGTGATTGACGGCGATGGTCTCACTAATGTCGTTACCTACGTTGCCAACACCAACTTGATTGACCATATCACCGATCCATACGGGCGCACCGCTTCGTTTACCTACGATAATCAAGGGCGTTTGACCAACATTACGGACGTGGTGCAAATCTCCAGTGGCATCGGCTATAGTAGCAGCGGCGCAGTTGCCTCACTCGCCACGCCTTATGGGGTCACCCGTTTCGATTATACTGGTGGTGCCGATCCCAACCACGCCAACGAAACAGTAAAGGCCATCCTGGTCACCCGGCCCGACCAAAGCCAGCACTTATATTTGCGCAGAGATGGCGGCCCTGACCCAGTGCCCGCTAGTTATAGTTCCAATTTAGTGCCTGTGGTCACCGATTTTCTCACCACCTTTGAAACCGCGAATCTCAACACGCGCAATACGTTTCACTGGAACGCCCGGCAATATCCTGAACTCTCCACCACCAATGTCTTCAACCTAAGCTCGAATGATTATCTGAAAGCCAAGCTGAGTCATTGGCTGCAACACCCGAATGCCAATGTCGTCAGCCAAACCCTGGCCATGGAACGTGCCGCCAGTCCCGATGGGCAGACCTTGGGGCAAATCACCTGGTATGACCATGAGGGAAAACCGACCTCAAGTATTCAAGGGACCCAGATTTTACCGCTGATGACTGCGTATGTGCTGCCGGATGGAAGAACCTGGTACAAACGAACCGAACGGAATGCTTATGGCTTGGTGGTAGCCGAAACCGAACCGTGGTCGGATGCTTCTGGCTCCGTTTCATTGCGGACTTCGACGTATGAATATGCCGCCAATGGGATTGATTTGGTCAAGCACATCCGGGCAGATGGTGTCACCGATCTGATTGCTTACTATAACGCTGATCACCAACCGCGCTTTAGCATCAACGCCAATTTAGAGGTGACCACTTATCAATATAACACCAACACACATCAACTTACTCAACGACAGATACCCTCGGGACTCACTACCCAGTACCAGTACGACACCAACACCGGGTACCCCACGGCAGTCGTTGATTTAGAGATCAATCGCACCAACCTTTTTACCTTCGAGCATGGACTGCCTAAAACCCACACTGATCCACGTGGCCTTACCGTCAGCCTGGCATACGATAACCTGGAACGCCTAGTTTCCGTGACTTACCCTGACAACACCTATACCACCAACGTTTATCATTGGCTGGATGTGGTCGGAGCTAAGGACCGGTTGGATCATTGGACGCGATATTTGTATAATCCCGTGCGCCAACGTATCGCTGAAACCAACGCTTTGAACCAAGTTACCGGTTATTCCTATTGTAATTGTGGTTCGCTCGAATCCATCATTAATGCAATTGGTGACTCAATCCATTATTCCAATGATTTTGCTGGGCGATTGACCCAAGTAGTATTACCGGATAACACCAGTACCACGAACCAGTTCGACTCTCTTGGCCGTGTGCAAATTACCCGCGACGGTTCAGGCAGTGTCACCAACTATTACAACCTCCAAGGTTTGCTGGTGGCCGCTTCAAATTCCTTTGGCCGACTTTTCCTGATTGAATATGATATTTTGGATCGCCCGCTAAATGTGGTCAGTGCCAACGGGATTGGCGTTTCTATGACTTACGATGTTCTCCATCGCCTCAGAACTCGCACTCTAGCAGGAAGCGTTCAAGAGAGTTTTGAGTATTCCACGGCCGGCTTGGCTATTTATTACGATCCACTCAGTCAACCTTCATACTATTACCGTGATCCGGCTGGCAGGCTATTAGTTGCCATGGATGCCAATTCCCACGAAACTTCTTATGTTTATTCCCCCGCAGGCGATTTGACTGTCCTCACGAATGCAAACAACCAAAAAACTTACTGGCGCTATGATATTTATGGGCAAGTACTGGCCAAAACCAACAACAGCGGTGCTGTAGTATTCACCAACGCATTTGATGCCAACGGCCAATTGACCGCCCGTTGGACCCCTGCCAAGGGATTGACCACCTATACGCGTGATGCGGGTGGCAACCTGTTGACTGTCTCCCATCCATCCAGCACCTCGATTAGTTACTCGTACGATGCACTCAACCGGCTTCAATCCATGTCGGATGTGGCGGGGACTTCACAGTTTGTGTATGATCCAATGGGCCGGTTAACCTCTGAAGACGGCCCTTGGGACAATGACACCGTTACGCTAAGCTACGCCAATCGCCAGCGGCAAACCTTATCCCTCCAGCAACCCAATGCGCCGGCATGGACACAAACCTACACCTGGGACGCTATGCACCGATTGCAGGCGCTGACTTCTCCAGTCGGTACGTTCGCTTATGATTTTGGTGGTGCCAATGTCGCTGCCTCATTGGTTAGAAAACTGTCAAACCCCAACGGGGCTTATATCACAAATGCCTTCGATTACCTAGCCAGGTTGACCAATACCGCGTTGATTGGTACTGCGGGTGTGCTCAATGCCCACGGATACGAGTACAACGATGCCAGTCAACGCAAGAGTACTGTTCGCGCAGATGGTCGCCGGGTAGATTTCACGTATGATTATCTCGGACAGTTGAAGACGGCGATTGGTAAAGAAGCCGATGATACTGTCAGGCTGCATGAGCAATTCGGCTACGCTTATGACCTTGCCGGGAACCTGAATTACCGCACCAACAATGCCTTGGTGCAGACGTTCAATGTGGATGGCCTCAATCAGTTGACCTCAGGCAGCCGGAGTGGAACCCTGACTGTCGCGGGCGTGGTGAGCGGTTCTCCCACCAACATCACCGTCAACAATCAGCCGGCTGTTATTTATGCGGATGGCTCATTTGCTCGCACGAATCTAACCCTATCCACCGGCACCAACACGTTCACCGCCATTGCCCAAGATACCAACGGAATCAGGGCAACCAACATTATTAGGCTAAACGTGCCTGCTTCCGCTAGTTTTGCGTATGATCTGAACGGAAACCTTACCAACGACGGTCAGCGCGGATTCGATTATGATGATGAAAATCAACTAATTCGCATCACCGCCACCAATCAATGGAAGAGTGAATTTGTTTATGATGGATTGATGCGGCGACGAATTGGGAAGGAGTTTACGTGGACGAATAGTTCCTGGCTCCTCACGAATGAAGTCCGGTATGTTTATGATGGTAGTTTGGTGGTGCAGGAACGGGATAGTAACAATGTGCCATGCGTAACGTATTCTCGGGGGCTTGATCTCAGTGGCTTGTTGCAAGGCAGTGGAGGGATTGGTGGTTTGCTGGCCCGGACGGATAATGCCTTGATGCGGCGAGTAGGCTCTAGTGCCTTGCAAGCCTCAGCGTTTTATCATGTGGATGGCAATGGCAACGTGACGATGCTGGTAGATGCCATCCAGAATATAGTGGCTCGTTATCAGTATGATCCCTATGGCAATCCGCTTGGCATCAGCGGTTCATTGGCCGATGCTAATCATTATCGCTTTTCGAGCAAAGAATGGCATCCGAATTCAGGGCTGTATTATTACCTTTACCGCTATTACAGCGCTAACCTACAGCGGTGGATGAATGCGGACCCGCTGGGAGAGTTGGGAGGAAGAAACCTCCATCGCTTTAATGGAAATAACCCGGTTGATAATGTGGACCCATTCGGCTTGACCAATGAACCGGGAGATTTCGGTTGGGGCATGTACTCATTTGATTTGCCCTCGCAGTATTATCCCAAATTCGACACCGGCAACTATCTCTCCCAAGCAAATCCAAGATGTGCGACAGCCATGCGGTCGGCAGCGTCTTCACCACAGGCCGCCATGTCAGCCGCAGAACCTGGCAGTTATCCATTGCTGACCATGCCTGAGAAAAGGAATCCGGCACTTACTGAGGCTCTAAATATTGGCAGAACTCATTGGAACGACACAGACATGGGCTACACTCTTGCGCTCGGGGACTCATTCAATCTGCTTAGTGCACCTGGTTTCGCGATCATTGGAGAAGGATTTGCGAGCATATTCAGCTCTGCTGCAAAAGAAACAGCTAACCTCTTGCCTGTACGTTCACCGTGGCCGGGAAATAGCGGTTTTATAGATGGCACGGTTGAAAGAAAAGTCCTAATGCCGGGCGTGATTGTTGACCGCTATGGATTCGGAGGGGGAAAATTTGTGTCTCCTGCTGGAACTTCGGTTGAGGCGCGAGCACTCCGTGCTGGAACAGAGAACCTGCCATTTAATACTTACCAAGTTACGAAACCGATTGAAGTCAACGCTGGTGGCGTCAGCCCGTGTTTTGGACAACCAGGATTGGGCGTTCAATACGAGCTACCAGTCTCGGTAAATGTGCTGCTCAAGCGGGGCTTCCTAAAACCTATAAACCCATGA